The proteins below come from a single Magnetococcales bacterium genomic window:
- a CDS encoding SPOR domain-containing protein — MQLKSLVSVFSTYFLLIGLAICLAMVPSVVDASDSDKNVYTVQVSASRSREDAIAEMEKLRRQGFTPFMLDIYNSKNILWHTVQIGYDTNLQVAKKQARKFRKKSGKSAEVLTLPATSFAYFKLRASGESFEGTQKLWTNQPSPAIEEPPKNLSGTYSQQPSVSLKDIKPDVSDPVTDGKKLKSMEPDVPDSLDVASPLTNDKKWYVVASVGVSHVGKSSEDLDRDLSSQGFTTTSSIDRTNQGLKLIGGYKFARYLGVEAGFVHFTKVNTKIDASNAGGIANAVVNHAPLTMNGAVMSGVGTWRITPEIALHGKAGGFLWNGKVNANALGDSVTRKDDGIDPILGVGAEFNISDQTLFRIEWDRYLTSDKMDLFSSGVGVRF; from the coding sequence ATGCAGCTTAAAAGTTTGGTCAGCGTCTTTTCGACTTATTTCCTCCTGATTGGCTTGGCCATCTGCTTGGCTATGGTTCCGTCGGTAGTCGATGCAAGTGATTCTGACAAAAATGTTTACACGGTCCAGGTTTCTGCGAGTCGCTCGCGCGAGGACGCCATTGCCGAAATGGAAAAACTGCGACGACAGGGTTTTACCCCTTTCATGCTGGATATTTATAATAGTAAGAACATCCTCTGGCATACTGTACAGATTGGCTATGATACCAATTTACAGGTCGCTAAAAAACAAGCCCGGAAATTCAGGAAGAAAAGTGGGAAAAGTGCCGAAGTGTTAACGCTTCCCGCAACATCATTTGCTTACTTTAAGCTGCGTGCATCAGGAGAATCTTTTGAAGGGACTCAGAAATTATGGACAAATCAGCCATCACCAGCGATAGAAGAGCCTCCCAAAAATTTATCTGGTACCTATTCGCAGCAACCATCAGTGAGTTTGAAGGACATAAAACCAGACGTCTCTGATCCTGTGACCGATGGTAAGAAATTGAAGAGTATGGAACCAGACGTCCCAGATTCTTTAGACGTCGCGAGCCCTTTGACCAATGATAAGAAATGGTATGTTGTTGCCAGTGTTGGTGTATCTCATGTTGGTAAAAGTTCTGAAGATTTGGATCGCGACCTTTCCTCTCAAGGTTTTACCACCACTTCCTCAATCGATAGAACCAACCAAGGTTTAAAGTTGATTGGAGGGTACAAGTTTGCTCGGTATTTAGGAGTTGAGGCTGGTTTTGTCCATTTCACGAAAGTCAACACCAAGATAGACGCATCTAATGCGGGCGGCATTGCCAATGCGGTCGTCAACCACGCTCCATTGACGATGAACGGTGCTGTAATGTCTGGGGTTGGCACTTGGCGAATTACCCCTGAAATCGCTTTACATGGAAAGGCCGGTGGATTTTTGTGGAACGGAAAGGTCAACGCCAACGCCCTGGGGGATAGCGTAACCCGCAAAGATGATGGCATCGATCCAATATTGGGTGTAGGTGCCGAGTTTAACATATCAGACCAGACGTTGTTTCGTATCGAATGGGATCGGTATTTAACTTCCGATAAGATGGATCTCTTTTCTTCTGGAGTTGGAGTCCGGTTTTAA
- a CDS encoding BrnT family toxin, with the protein MKITYDPVKRDKTLLVRNLDFARAGEVFARHHFTWADQRRDYGEQRFVTFGKLDNRMIVMVWTRREDTLRIISLRKANEREQIKYGSRVG; encoded by the coding sequence ATGAAGATCACTTATGACCCTGTAAAGCGCGACAAGACCCTTCTTGTGAGAAATCTTGATTTTGCTCGTGCAGGTGAAGTGTTTGCTCGACACCATTTTACATGGGCTGACCAACGTAGAGATTACGGTGAACAGCGGTTTGTTACCTTTGGTAAACTTGATAACCGTATGATCGTAATGGTCTGGACTCGGAGAGAAGATACGCTCCGCATCATTTCCTTGAGGAAAGCCAATGAACGAGAACAAATCAAATATGGAAGCAGAGTGGGTTGA
- a CDS encoding DUF1566 domain-containing protein: protein MRILTKRQLIPPFGYPLIVGLVLVLLVISGCFEGGNVDIITKQTSDDTDISSSGGDGIGPDDNIYIVTFDGTSSDSSESSANNNASLLADFETIDIPKRGFANNYSSFDFLSKTGARFDRLLSFSTKFAFAQSFDRVRWLSQHVQMDSEFCYEEKKKYPGNAYCGFASVLMGADYLLNGETTPKAPATLGYSDDTSRWIVNSVKDAFKDKYSPCGGLLGILPDDDIPTFAKELGVSKPDSQSKSDGATPFDKTSRSKTAAEEWLRTALNNRRPVVARIPYQGNKILGQKSRENYFSGGTKTVEMKADPKSEKDPESVVRHWILIAEINDDTVLTYDPDPHAKNEEAGIRRYTKSSFFEQLVDNRNKSKGRMFMYQLCADCESGTEAFAAPAQGVTLSLNHLHTAGNSTPIVSPLVPNCQFSSQNMPPGLSLDTEGRINGTATQTGSSSPTIIMQCNNDNVNRVATKNISMTIVSDNLNTTPGTDTIASIDLITLSKLKNGKVGNIYSLPLSTSRASDSLSFSVIDGKLPPGLNLTGGTIVGKPTLSGTYSFDIRATISTASATKNFTIVVDPQTDALVIAPTLNKIQPDTVLGKNGQQLMKLVGSGFSDGSRVRLVDITNNVTYEKSPVSVKDAEIEIRANFSTDKATWTATVVGPTGLESAPVSFSVLAPSTEASRPIVWPRAWTQPLDDDLRVTAEYGAFGKDCSNADLTAVYTYYLDSGRLEHLGLDLSAAAGKVVKSIAPGKVIYSGKMWTEKWADVILVEHWTTSAETFTAVYGHLNSSVKKGDEVKAGDQLGTVYNLPSPYGSHLHFGVAKDRQTSVPGFSSDNNSTNGACTQHPGVTINPETFLQGRSPADVAPTNAKLAIPINLTPGSETSPGSTVGSGQVTLSWSSVTGATYYEVIVKDTDTGSSQSTTVKTTSYSSNLVPGKKYQWYVSACNGNGCSKHTLGQYFQTPGDSIPDTPTIDMTNSVFGSITGPGTMMSSTSVSLSWSTMSRATRYELGVRDVTTNNLVVDTSIVGTSYTANLDPEKQYKWNVAACNSSGCSKYTTPIYFQTPKLAASFSPPVVTLTDGQIGSNPPVPVAGTLTVNSGSSGTSGTLSANNPDGGSLTYSIVTNGSKGVATITNSATGAYTYAPNAGSSGTDTFTFKVNNGKVDSNVATITVTITPDSAVVPTITSLSPTSMTASGTQQTLTINGSNFVAGNLVQFKWGVGSEANIWKNSTSTPSVTSNQISLGIYPGTVSDTIHVRVCTNSDAINCSSQQSMTVTSATSFSPPVVTLTDGQIGSKGIVAKTGQTTSYAAGDDGALQKGVAWPNPRFTDNSNGTVTDNLTGLIWLKSANCFNPQDWTSALATAKGLANGQCDLADGSVAGDWRLPNINELESLVDYSHHWLYQEAGYPFSGVRLSHYWSGSTHAHYTSGAWYVHLGYGIVYHNDKANSNLVWPVRGGE, encoded by the coding sequence ATGCGTATACTTACAAAAAGACAATTAATACCTCCTTTTGGCTATCCATTGATTGTTGGTCTGGTATTGGTTCTGCTTGTTATTTCTGGGTGCTTTGAAGGGGGTAACGTTGATATTATAACCAAACAAACATCTGATGACACTGATATCAGTTCCTCTGGCGGGGACGGTATTGGACCTGATGATAATATTTATATAGTTACTTTCGATGGTACATCCTCAGACTCATCAGAATCTTCAGCAAATAATAACGCTTCACTGTTAGCAGACTTCGAAACAATAGATATACCAAAGAGAGGATTTGCAAATAATTATTCTTCATTTGATTTTCTATCAAAAACTGGTGCCAGATTTGATCGCCTTTTATCTTTTAGTACAAAATTTGCGTTCGCACAATCATTTGATAGAGTGAGATGGTTATCTCAACATGTGCAGATGGATTCTGAATTTTGTTATGAAGAAAAGAAAAAATATCCGGGAAATGCCTATTGCGGATTTGCTTCAGTCTTGATGGGAGCGGACTATCTTTTAAATGGGGAAACTACACCAAAGGCACCAGCGACCCTTGGTTATAGTGATGATACGTCAAGATGGATCGTAAATTCTGTAAAAGATGCATTCAAAGATAAATACAGTCCATGTGGCGGCCTCCTTGGTATCCTTCCAGATGATGACATACCAACGTTTGCTAAAGAGCTAGGTGTGAGTAAACCAGACTCACAATCAAAATCTGATGGAGCCACACCATTTGATAAAACAAGTCGTTCTAAAACTGCAGCAGAAGAATGGCTTAGAACCGCCTTGAATAATCGTCGGCCTGTAGTTGCAAGAATTCCTTACCAAGGTAATAAAATTCTTGGGCAAAAATCAAGAGAGAATTATTTCTCAGGAGGAACAAAAACAGTAGAAATGAAGGCAGACCCAAAGTCGGAGAAAGACCCAGAGTCGGTTGTTCGTCATTGGATATTGATCGCTGAAATAAATGACGATACGGTTTTGACCTATGATCCGGATCCGCATGCCAAGAATGAAGAAGCTGGCATAAGGAGGTATACCAAGAGTTCATTTTTTGAACAGCTAGTAGACAATAGGAATAAATCTAAAGGTCGGATGTTTATGTATCAATTATGTGCGGATTGTGAATCTGGTACAGAGGCATTTGCAGCACCAGCCCAAGGAGTAACATTAAGCCTTAATCATTTGCACACAGCAGGCAACAGCACTCCCATTGTGTCACCTCTTGTTCCAAATTGCCAGTTTTCTTCACAAAACATGCCTCCTGGACTGTCATTGGATACAGAAGGGCGGATTAATGGTACGGCAACACAAACAGGATCATCTTCACCGACAATTATAATGCAATGTAACAATGATAATGTTAATCGTGTAGCGACAAAAAATATTAGTATGACAATCGTTTCAGATAATTTGAATACCACACCAGGGACGGATACAATAGCCAGCATTGATCTTATTACCCTATCAAAGCTCAAAAATGGTAAAGTTGGAAATATATATTCATTGCCACTTTCCACATCCAGAGCATCTGATTCTTTATCTTTCAGCGTTATTGACGGAAAATTACCACCCGGCCTAAACCTGACTGGCGGTACTATTGTGGGAAAACCAACTCTAAGTGGTACCTACAGTTTCGATATACGTGCAACAATATCAACAGCTTCAGCTACGAAAAACTTTACAATAGTTGTCGATCCCCAAACGGATGCTCTAGTAATTGCGCCAACGCTAAATAAAATACAACCTGATACCGTTTTAGGCAAAAACGGACAGCAGCTAATGAAGTTAGTCGGTTCTGGATTTAGCGATGGCTCGCGTGTTCGCCTTGTGGACATTACCAACAATGTAACCTATGAAAAAAGTCCGGTATCCGTAAAGGATGCCGAAATTGAGATTAGAGCCAACTTCTCTACAGACAAAGCCACCTGGACGGCTACTGTAGTAGGGCCAACAGGATTGGAGTCTGCACCTGTTTCATTTTCAGTGTTGGCTCCAAGTACAGAAGCAAGTCGTCCCATCGTGTGGCCAAGAGCTTGGACGCAGCCACTTGATGACGACCTCAGAGTGACTGCAGAGTATGGAGCCTTTGGTAAAGATTGTTCGAATGCCGATCTAACGGCAGTGTATACATACTATCTCGATAGTGGTCGACTGGAACACCTCGGCTTGGACTTATCTGCTGCTGCTGGAAAAGTTGTAAAGAGCATTGCACCGGGTAAGGTTATCTATAGTGGAAAGATGTGGACTGAAAAATGGGCTGACGTTATTCTGGTAGAACATTGGACTACCAGTGCGGAAACTTTCACAGCGGTATACGGCCATCTTAATTCAAGTGTGAAAAAAGGCGATGAAGTCAAGGCAGGAGACCAGCTTGGTACAGTTTATAATCTGCCGTCTCCGTATGGATCTCATCTTCACTTTGGCGTTGCAAAAGACAGGCAAACCTCTGTTCCAGGATTTTCCAGTGATAACAATTCAACAAATGGCGCATGCACACAGCATCCTGGTGTAACTATTAATCCAGAAACTTTCTTGCAAGGGAGATCACCGGCAGATGTTGCTCCTACAAATGCAAAGTTGGCTATTCCAATCAACTTGACGCCTGGCAGTGAGACGAGTCCAGGAAGCACCGTAGGGAGTGGTCAAGTCACCTTAAGTTGGTCCTCAGTAACTGGGGCAACGTATTACGAAGTCATAGTTAAAGATACTGATACAGGCTCTTCACAAAGCACGACTGTAAAGACTACATCTTATAGTTCCAACCTTGTCCCTGGAAAAAAATATCAATGGTATGTTTCTGCATGTAACGGTAACGGCTGCTCCAAACACACCTTAGGTCAATATTTCCAAACTCCAGGAGATAGCATACCAGATACGCCGACCATCGACATGACCAACTCTGTATTTGGAAGTATTACCGGTCCAGGTACAATGATGAGTAGTACGTCGGTAAGCCTGTCATGGAGTACGATGAGTCGGGCGACACGCTACGAACTAGGTGTTCGGGATGTCACTACCAATAACCTCGTTGTAGATACCTCTATTGTTGGAACATCCTATACTGCAAATCTGGATCCAGAAAAACAATACAAGTGGAATGTCGCTGCCTGTAATAGTTCCGGATGTTCAAAATATACAACTCCAATCTATTTTCAAACACCAAAACTCGCTGCCTCATTTTCACCGCCTGTTGTAACCTTGACCGATGGCCAGATCGGTTCCAATCCTCCTGTCCCTGTAGCAGGTACCTTGACTGTCAATAGTGGTTCATCTGGTACATCAGGGACATTGAGTGCCAACAATCCTGACGGTGGTTCATTGACCTATAGTATCGTGACCAATGGGTCGAAGGGGGTGGCAACGATCACTAATTCTGCCACCGGAGCCTACACCTATGCGCCAAACGCTGGTAGCAGTGGGACGGATACATTCACCTTCAAAGTTAACAATGGCAAAGTGGATTCCAATGTTGCGACGATCACGGTCACGATCACTCCGGACAGCGCGGTGGTGCCGACCATCACTTCATTGAGCCCGACCAGTATGACCGCCTCTGGGACGCAACAGACCCTGACAATCAACGGCAGCAATTTTGTTGCTGGTAACCTGGTTCAGTTCAAGTGGGGCGTAGGATCAGAAGCCAATATTTGGAAAAATTCGACTTCGACACCGAGTGTGACGTCCAACCAAATCAGCCTGGGTATATATCCTGGCACCGTCTCCGATACGATTCATGTTCGTGTATGTACCAACAGCGATGCAATCAATTGTTCTTCACAACAATCTATGACAGTAACGTCTGCAACTTCATTTTCACCGCCTGTTGTAACCTTGACCGATGGTCAGATCGGTTCCAAAGGTATCGTTGCCAAGACCGGTCAAACCACATCTTATGCAGCGGGGGACGATGGTGCCCTGCAAAAGGGCGTTGCTTGGCCCAACCCGCGCTTCACCGATAATAGCAACGGCACGGTCACGGACAATCTGACAGGTTTGATTTGGCTCAAGAGTGCCAATTGCTTTAACCCTCAGGATTGGACCTCTGCCCTGGCCACGGCCAAAGGGTTGGCCAATGGGCAGTGCGATCTGGCGGATGGCTCCGTTGCCGGTGATTGGCGACTACCCAACATCAACGAACTGGAAAGTTTGGTCGACTATAGTCATCATTGGCTCTATCAGGAGGCCGGGTATCCGTTTTCGGGCGTCCGGCTCAGCCACTATTGGTCGGGCTCCACGCACGCCCACTACACGTCCGGCGCCTGGTACGTGCACCTCGGCTACGGCATCGTGTACCACAACGACAAGGCGAACAGCAACCTTGTCTGGCCTGTGCGAGGCGGAGAATGA
- a CDS encoding phage tail tape measure protein, giving the protein MPTASLEFALFMDTANIAQGMGRARKEVAAGLRGMTQAAKDERRRIEDALANMTAFRELKKGVAEARAEWVKTHTEATRLGAALNQVGPPTKAMNREFETAKKVAAEAQATFVQQNVTLHSLRTAMAAAGVSTTGLAAAQARLRAELVANEARFQAQSRSMSRIQDARNILDLGSRVNTDRDILRLQAAYERLRASGNLTGIELARAHVKMTEGIIALRNGTDGWAARLALVREQLVQLAIVGAGIGLAAREAIAFESAMANVRKVVDFQTPGEFKELTADLKHLSREIPTSLDGLAKIAEAGGQMGIATREIRGFTEIVAKMSTAFNISPNEAGEAVGRLMNIFKLTVPETQRLGDALNHLGNNTNAVERDILNVLNRTGSMAKVFGLANTEAAALGTAFLALGRPPEIAATGINALMQTLQTAPTREGEFKQALQRIGFSAEQLAADLAKAPQQTLMHFLETLKSLDAQTQSETLVRLFGREYADDLALLLTGLDTYKKTLDLVAKETHYAGSMQKEFNERVKTTASQIQLAGNAFSEAGVNLGSAFLPAIVAASQGMAAMAHGVAVLADRFPLLSASVVATVAALAGWGALRLAWSVMRAGVMALTVELGSLAVAARALVLSPVGAVLTAAGVAAYALAKATASSVLPLLENAAALGKSREATAEKIKVLETLKKTLETTKEGTREHLAAEEKLAAILPKANLSLDEQGRILARTGTAASVNTEKLKEYLDMLKREDRQTLALQLETQSRALSVGKKELASYTEGLRHWYGIGVGKAQTESQKFWLWLNKLTGTYEQNITKGAELRRQFDESGTGLNSLLTEAKKAGMSMEDLGRAMDGIHADAATKGQVLALFRDMTGAATAAAGKVGTLADTFKQFSIALSGPTAAARKGFVEAMGAAELQLGKYNEALGQRRAKLKDAVDNETNSYKAMASAAAVAFETVTQVLDEQFDHRRDRLQAMAGEEAQAHQVSQRAMLHATTALAIEETHAKLTQADRSMRQSLELSKKEFQTKIDHARRLGLDAARVDEERLQSQRGILEKTAVAYRQNIDRMIQEERRLRDEARSLAEQRKEFNASVADRVANVQEKGMDPVQVDVSRQKRLAVEQSQAEAALQAGNFATARKHAEKMIALAESTSDAVRRGDQVVMDAKTATARAIQQVQAAAQIENQAFLAEEKANVEAADALQTSAAASTDTLTRLRNVLQEVDAALAKDHTLILGADTKKIAQIGPEIDAILEKINPVVQIKAELQSSATALETVIEDVRQGATDRAKAKIDHAANIFASFKTEFAGWQPEVKATFDAVAAHNAIDGLVAKIKEIDNQGAKVTFEAETSAAMGKIDHLIARITDIPSEKTVTINYIERKNVAPNQGVATGFARGGFLPGWGDEDNVPAWLQPGEFVLNKQAVRKYGLEKIHALNQMRLPQFAHGGLVRQLRSKMPRFEMGGVVRNLVIPTLPRMSFAGGGAVTPPVEGVVRLELITNSHRVPPSLTGSRAQVREWVQALQESQRGMA; this is encoded by the coding sequence ATGCCTACGGCTTCTCTTGAATTCGCCCTTTTCATGGACACCGCCAACATTGCCCAGGGGATGGGGCGTGCCAGGAAGGAAGTGGCGGCGGGTTTGCGTGGCATGACCCAGGCAGCCAAGGATGAACGCAGGCGTATCGAAGATGCATTGGCCAACATGACCGCCTTCCGGGAACTCAAAAAAGGGGTTGCCGAGGCCAGGGCCGAATGGGTGAAGACTCACACGGAGGCCACCCGGCTTGGGGCGGCATTGAACCAGGTTGGCCCACCCACAAAGGCGATGAACCGGGAGTTTGAAACAGCGAAAAAAGTCGCAGCCGAAGCCCAAGCCACTTTTGTCCAGCAGAATGTCACCCTCCATTCCCTGCGCACCGCGATGGCCGCTGCCGGGGTGTCTACGACCGGTTTGGCTGCGGCTCAGGCCAGACTTCGTGCCGAGTTGGTCGCCAATGAGGCCAGGTTTCAGGCACAGTCCCGCTCGATGTCGCGCATCCAGGATGCCAGAAACATCCTCGACCTTGGCTCCAGGGTCAACACCGACCGGGATATTCTGCGTCTCCAGGCGGCCTACGAACGGTTGCGTGCCTCCGGGAATCTGACCGGCATCGAGTTGGCACGCGCCCATGTAAAAATGACGGAAGGCATCATCGCCTTGCGCAACGGCACGGACGGTTGGGCGGCACGCCTTGCCCTGGTCCGGGAACAACTGGTGCAACTGGCCATTGTCGGTGCGGGGATTGGCTTGGCGGCCAGGGAGGCCATCGCCTTCGAATCCGCCATGGCCAATGTTCGCAAGGTGGTGGATTTCCAGACCCCCGGCGAATTCAAGGAGTTGACCGCCGATCTTAAACACCTGTCGCGGGAAATTCCGACCTCCCTGGACGGTCTGGCGAAAATCGCCGAGGCGGGCGGGCAGATGGGGATTGCCACCAGGGAGATTCGTGGATTTACGGAAATCGTGGCCAAGATGTCCACGGCGTTCAACATTTCCCCCAACGAAGCCGGGGAAGCGGTCGGTCGGCTGATGAACATTTTCAAGTTGACCGTGCCGGAGACCCAACGTTTGGGCGACGCCCTCAATCATCTGGGAAACAACACCAACGCGGTGGAACGGGACATCCTCAACGTCCTGAACCGCACGGGTAGCATGGCCAAGGTGTTTGGACTCGCCAATACGGAGGCCGCTGCCCTTGGAACGGCATTTTTGGCCCTGGGGCGTCCCCCGGAGATTGCCGCCACGGGCATCAACGCCTTGATGCAGACCCTCCAGACCGCCCCCACCCGTGAGGGGGAGTTCAAGCAGGCGTTGCAGCGTATCGGTTTTTCCGCCGAGCAGTTGGCCGCCGACCTTGCCAAAGCGCCACAGCAAACCTTGATGCATTTTCTGGAAACATTGAAAAGCCTGGACGCACAGACCCAATCGGAAACTTTGGTGAGGCTTTTTGGCCGGGAATATGCCGACGACCTTGCCCTCCTGCTGACGGGTCTGGACACCTACAAAAAGACCCTCGATCTGGTGGCCAAAGAGACCCACTATGCGGGGTCGATGCAGAAGGAGTTCAACGAACGGGTCAAGACCACCGCCTCCCAGATACAATTGGCAGGCAATGCCTTCTCCGAAGCGGGGGTGAATCTGGGGTCTGCGTTTTTGCCTGCCATTGTCGCGGCCTCTCAAGGGATGGCCGCGATGGCCCATGGCGTTGCGGTTCTGGCCGACCGTTTTCCCCTTTTATCCGCATCCGTCGTTGCAACCGTGGCAGCCCTGGCGGGATGGGGTGCATTGCGGTTGGCGTGGAGCGTCATGCGGGCCGGGGTCATGGCGTTGACTGTCGAACTGGGTTCGCTTGCCGTGGCGGCTCGTGCGTTGGTGCTTTCGCCAGTAGGAGCCGTGTTGACCGCTGCGGGTGTCGCGGCCTATGCGTTGGCCAAAGCCACCGCCTCCAGCGTCCTGCCGTTGCTGGAAAACGCCGCTGCCCTGGGCAAAAGTCGGGAGGCGACGGCGGAAAAAATCAAAGTTCTGGAGACGTTGAAAAAAACTCTGGAGACCACCAAGGAAGGGACCCGGGAACACCTCGCTGCGGAAGAAAAACTGGCGGCCATTCTGCCAAAAGCCAATCTTTCTCTGGACGAGCAGGGACGAATTCTGGCCAGGACAGGAACGGCTGCCAGCGTCAACACCGAAAAACTCAAAGAATATCTCGACATGCTCAAACGAGAGGATCGCCAAACCCTGGCGTTGCAACTGGAGACGCAATCGCGGGCCTTGAGTGTCGGAAAAAAGGAACTGGCCTCCTATACCGAAGGCTTGCGCCATTGGTATGGCATCGGTGTTGGCAAGGCACAAACCGAATCGCAAAAATTTTGGCTGTGGTTGAACAAACTGACCGGCACCTACGAGCAGAATATCACCAAGGGTGCGGAACTGCGCCGCCAATTCGATGAATCAGGGACCGGGTTGAACTCTTTGTTGACCGAGGCGAAAAAGGCGGGGATGTCCATGGAGGATCTGGGTCGGGCCATGGATGGCATCCATGCCGATGCCGCGACCAAAGGACAGGTCCTGGCCCTTTTCCGGGACATGACGGGTGCAGCGACCGCCGCCGCCGGAAAGGTGGGCACACTTGCCGACACCTTCAAACAATTCTCCATCGCCCTTTCCGGACCAACCGCCGCCGCCAGGAAAGGATTCGTGGAGGCCATGGGTGCCGCCGAGCTCCAACTGGGCAAATACAATGAAGCCCTGGGGCAGCGCCGGGCAAAACTGAAGGATGCGGTGGACAACGAAACCAACTCGTACAAAGCCATGGCATCCGCCGCCGCAGTCGCCTTCGAAACGGTCACCCAGGTCCTGGACGAGCAATTCGACCATCGCCGTGACCGGTTGCAAGCCATGGCGGGCGAGGAAGCACAGGCGCATCAGGTCTCCCAACGGGCCATGCTGCATGCCACCACCGCCCTGGCCATCGAGGAAACCCACGCCAAACTGACCCAGGCCGACCGGTCCATGCGGCAGTCCCTGGAATTATCGAAAAAAGAGTTTCAAACCAAGATCGACCATGCCAGGCGGCTGGGACTGGATGCCGCCAGGGTGGATGAGGAACGTTTGCAATCCCAGCGTGGCATCCTGGAAAAAACGGCGGTCGCCTATCGCCAAAACATCGACCGGATGATCCAGGAGGAAAGACGGTTGCGGGATGAAGCCAGGAGTCTCGCCGAGCAGCGCAAGGAGTTCAACGCATCGGTGGCGGATCGCGTGGCCAACGTCCAGGAAAAGGGGATGGACCCCGTGCAGGTCGATGTCTCCCGGCAAAAACGTCTTGCCGTGGAGCAATCCCAGGCCGAGGCTGCGTTGCAGGCGGGGAATTTTGCAACCGCGCGCAAACATGCCGAGAAGATGATCGCCCTGGCCGAATCGACCTCCGATGCGGTGCGCCGGGGTGACCAGGTGGTGATGGACGCCAAGACGGCAACAGCCCGTGCCATTCAACAGGTTCAGGCCGCGGCACAAATCGAAAACCAGGCATTTCTCGCGGAAGAAAAGGCAAACGTGGAAGCTGCCGATGCCCTGCAAACATCGGCGGCGGCATCAACCGACACGTTGACCCGATTGCGGAATGTTTTGCAAGAGGTCGATGCCGCTCTTGCCAAGGACCATACCCTCATCCTTGGAGCCGACACGAAAAAAATAGCGCAAATCGGCCCGGAAATCGATGCGATCCTGGAGAAGATCAATCCGGTGGTGCAAATCAAGGCCGAACTTCAAAGCAGTGCAACGGCGTTGGAAACCGTCATCGAGGATGTGCGCCAAGGGGCCACCGACCGGGCCAAAGCGAAGATCGATCACGCCGCCAACATTTTTGCATCATTCAAGACAGAATTTGCCGGTTGGCAGCCGGAGGTCAAGGCGACCTTCGATGCGGTTGCCGCACACAACGCCATCGATGGCCTGGTGGCCAAGATCAAGGAGATTGACAACCAGGGAGCCAAGGTGACGTTCGAAGCGGAAACCAGTGCTGCCATGGGCAAGATCGATCATTTGATTGCCCGGATCACGGACATTCCGTCCGAGAAAACAGTCACCATCAACTATATCGAACGCAAGAATGTTGCCCCGAACCAGGGGGTTGCGACGGGGTTTGCCCGTGGCGGCTTCCTGCCGGGTTGGGGCGACGAAGACAACGTCCCCGCCTGGTTGCAGCCAGGCGAATTCGTGTTGAACAAGCAGGCCGTGCGCAAATACGGGCTGGAAAAAATTCACGCCCTGAACCAAATGCGGCTGCCACAGTTCGCGCACGGAGGTTTGGTGCGGCAACTGCGATCCAAGATGCCACGGTTTGAAATGGGTGGCGTGGTGCGCAATCTGGTGATTCCGACCCTGCCACGGATGTCATTCGCGGGTGGCGGGGCGGTCACACCTCCGGTTGAAGGGGTGGTGCGACTTGAATTGATCACGAACAGCCACCGGGTTCCCCCATCCCTCACCGGCAGCCGGGCACAAGTTCGTGAGTGGGTTCAGGCATTGCAGGAGTCGCAGCGGGGGATGGCGTAA
- a CDS encoding DUF4352 domain-containing protein, protein MIKFLGNLIVFVTLAAMSMTGCGNIVVPGQHLTVTTNIKPCLQSKYDGDFGLTLGVEQIKWQDKLVKFGIDNLPKSQKRMLEQQFTWIPQDKFIVFDVYLENRAQSPVTWNPRNAPVFALLDKKGTMYNASGQNEGNMDDISAKIMIGATVNPGRKLRGTVVFDVPRTDSYVLLVKQGKWTGGWSVIGGNEFMRCNVDS, encoded by the coding sequence ATGATTAAATTCTTAGGCAATTTGATCGTATTTGTAACTTTAGCGGCAATGTCCATGACAGGATGCGGAAATATTGTAGTACCAGGACAACATCTCACTGTCACTACAAACATCAAGCCCTGTCTTCAATCAAAATACGACGGTGATTTTGGTTTAACACTTGGAGTTGAACAAATTAAGTGGCAAGACAAGCTGGTCAAGTTTGGCATTGATAATCTGCCAAAATCACAGAAAAGAATGCTTGAGCAGCAATTTACATGGATTCCTCAGGACAAGTTCATAGTATTTGACGTTTACCTTGAAAACCGCGCTCAAAGTCCGGTGACATGGAACCCCAGGAATGCACCAGTGTTCGCTCTGCTTGATAAAAAGGGAACCATGTATAATGCATCAGGACAGAACGAAGGGAATATGGATGATATCTCAGCAAAGATAATGATAGGTGCGACAGTAAACCCAGGACGGAAACTGAGAGGAACAGTCGTATTCGACGTTCCTAGAACGGATTCGTATGTTCTGCTCGTTAAACAAGGTAAATGGACAGGTGGATGGAGCGTTATTGGCGGCAATGAATTTATGAGATGCAATGTTGATAGTTAA